In Aedes albopictus strain Foshan chromosome 3, AalbF5, whole genome shotgun sequence, the following are encoded in one genomic region:
- the LOC109408409 gene encoding uncharacterized protein LOC109408409 translates to MKQFTSLTLVATIFASTTVALDWYALTQANYAAIQTGLSQLNDAASQMNQSITEQQNRIQSAMDEIDAYVQQSLFGMLYQYQNLNVSLPLIQNLVGSVYKVGGYKWYIQMLANDYKKTVTNNVMIPAQSTVQSILNAMTTFFANQYQGCAQQYAPQLVQPQLSVGRLQVCITAAIPYFKALADTTMSMFGYGKTGVTTILGFLNQCSPSSTDCVQKFLGDAPSLLNNMVMAITNLQSLPNAFIQPGVPAVKECTDLIMSDIQQTLQGLVNKTSSC, encoded by the exons ATGAAGCAGTTCACGTCCTTAACGCTGGTAGCGACTATCTTCGCATCCACAACGGTGGCACTGGATTGGTACGCCCTAACACAGGCCAACTACGCAGCTATCCAGACGGGACTTTCCCAGCTGAACGATGCAGCCTCGCAGATGAACCAGTCGATCACCGAACAGCAAAACCGCATTCAATCCGCTATGGATGAAATAGATGCCTACGTGCAGCAGTCTTTGTTCGGGATGTTGTATCAGTATCAGAACTTGAACGTATCCCTTCCTTTGATACAGAACCTAGTGGGATCCGTTTACAAGGTCGGCGGTTACAAGTGGTACATACAGATGCTTGCAAATGATTACAAGAAAACGGTCACCAACAATGTGATGATTCCGGCTCAGTCGACCGTTCAGAGTATCCTGAACGCCATGACGACCTTCTTCGCAAATCAATATCAGGGTTGTGCCCAGCAGTACGCGCCGCAGCTGGTACAACCTCAGCTCTCCGTCGGTAGACTGCAGGTCTGCATCACCGCTGCTATCCCGTACTTCAAGGCACTGGCAGATACGACGATGTCGATGTTCGGCTACGGTAAAACAGGTGTGACAACGATTCTTGGCTTTTTGAATCAATGTTCGCCCAGTTCGACTGACTGCGTGCAAAAG TTCTTGGGTGATGCTCCCAGTCTTCTGAACAATATGGTGATGGCCATCACGAATCTACAATCGTTGCCCAACGCGTTCATCCAACCGGGAGTTCCAGCCGTCAAGGAGTGCACCGATCTGATAATGTCGGACATTCAGCAAACTCTGCAAGGCCTTGTTAACAAGACGAGCTCCTGCTAG